GAGGCGGTAATTCGATGTCCCGCCGGCAAATCGCCTGCCGCCACCACCACGGGACGGTCGAGCGAAAGCGAGACGCGGGCCCACTGACTGCGCTGCAAGCGCCCGTCCAGCATCAGGTTGAGCTTGACGCTGAGATTGGAGAAGTTGCTCAATCGGTTGGGAGGCTCCACGGCGATCTCCAACTCACCCTTGGGCAGAACCAGGTCGGACGGGGCCTGCACGGCCACCACCCGATAGCCCTGAGGCTCGAAATGGGCCCGCACGGCTTCCTCCAGCTCAGCGGCACTGACCAGGCGGCTGGAGCGGGTGACCAGCACGCGGTCCTCTTCCATGACCAGGTCGACGTCGCTGAGGCGCCTGCCCCACTTGCGCAGCAGACCCTCGATCTCGGAACGGTTGATCCAGCGGTAGTTGCCCGCGTAGGGAGCGTAGCCCAAGGGGATGGCGGCCAACTCCGAGGTCTCGGGCGTAATGGAGGCGATGTCGCCCAGCACCAGGGTTTCCGCGTCGATCTCGGCTTGCGCCGCCACTCGGATGGTCTGGGCCTGCACCCAGGACAGCGAGGACAGCCACAGCACGATAAAGAATCCTGCCAGTGCGAGCAGTCTCCAACTGGACCGGTCAGATGTCTTTGCCAGGTTCATGACTAGCGGCTCAGGTTATTGAGTTCTTGATACATTTGATCGGCGGCCCGCAGCACCCGCGAGTTGGACTCGTAGGCACGCTGGCTGACGATCAAATTAACCATTTCTTCCACGATGTTAACGTTGCTGCTCTCGAGGAACTTGTGAAGCAGCGATCCCATTCCGTTCTCGCCCGGGATGCCGTCCACAGCGTCTCCGCTGGCGGCCGTGGGCAGGTAGAGGTTGCGCCCGATGCTGTTGAGTCCGGCGGGGTTGGCGAAGTTGGCCAACTGGATCTGCCCCGCCTGCTGCGCGTTGGGGTCTCCCGGAAGGTTGTAGGAGACGGTGCCGTCGGCGCCGATCAGCACGTTGGTGGCCTCGGTGGGAATGGTGATCTGAGGCTCCAGCGGATCGCCGTTGGCGGTCACCATGATGCCGTCGCGGGAAAGATGGAAGTTTCCGGCGCGGGAATAGGCAGTGTTGCCGTCGGCCAGGCGGACGCGGAAGAATCCGGCCCCCTCGATGGCCACGTCGAAGTCGTTACCGGTCTGAATGTAGTCGCCCTGCAGAAAGACGATGCCGTTCGAGACGGCCCGCGTCCCCAGCCCGATCTGGAGTCCCGTCGGGACTTCCGTGGCCGTGGTGGCGTTTCCGCCCGGAGAGACCAGGTTCTGATAAAGCAGGTCCTCGAACTGTGTGCGGCGCTGCTTGAATCCGGTCGTGTTGGTGTTGGCCAGATTGTGGGAAATATTGTCGATGTTGGTCTGGGTGGCCTCCATCCCGCTGGCCGCGCTGTACATTGCTCTCAACATGTCGTTTACCTTTCCGGGGACGCTCAGGCGTTGACCCGCGCGATCTCGTCGATGGCTCGGCGATCGACGTCTTGACTCATCATTCTCATGGCCCGGGCCAGCATTTCGAAGGTGCGCATGTTGTGCATGGCGTCAGCCAGTCCGGCCACCGGGTTGACATTGGACCGTTCCAGGAATCCTTGCTTGACCGAGAGGTTCTCGGGCGGCAGTGGCTCCGCTCCCTGGGGAGCCTGGAAAAGCACGCTGCCGGCTTTGACCAGTTGAGCCTTATCTTGGAAGTCGACGATTTGAATTCGCCCTGCCAGTACTCCGTCGACGCTCACGTCGCCCAGCGATCCCACCTCCACTTGGCCTTCCGGCAAGATGATGGGGCGGTTGTTTTCGTTGAGCAGAGGCTCGCCCGCGGCGCTGACGATGCGGCGGTTGGCGTCGAGCGTGAATTGCCCGTTGCGCGTGTAGCTGACGCCTTCTCCGGTCTGGACGGCGAAAAAGCCGTCCGAGGCCAAGGCCAGATCGAGGGGATTGTCGGTGCGCTGCAGGGTGCCGGCGCTGAAGTTGGTGCGCGACTCTTCGGCCACCACCGAATCTGCCAGGGCCCGCTCCAGAGGATTTCCACGCACCCGATTGAAGATGCCGTAGAAGACCATGTCGCGCTTGTAGCCGGCCACGCCCGCGTTGGCCACGTTGTTGGCGCTCACCTCCAAGGCCTGGGCCCGGCTCTTCATTCCGGCCGCTGCGATATAGAGTCCGTGGTTCATGGTTTACCTCGATCCTTTCCTGCCGTCCTCGATTGCATGCCTCATGCCAAATCTGAAAAGCCCGCGGGTCTTGGATTTGAGGCCTGCCGCGAAGGTCAATTGGGCAACTCTTGCCCACTCTCGCAGGCAGAAGCTGCCGCCGCGGCTTGAGTGCCCAGGAACTGCTTGAGTCCCAGCACCAGGTCGGTCTCGCCCTGGTAGACGTTCAGGCGCCGCGAAATGTCCTGGGCGGGAACCCCTCGGCGCGCCAGGGTGTAGATGTGATGCTTCTTGTCGATGGAATTGTAGCGTCGGCTCGAGGACCTGCGGCTGCCCCCCTGCACGGGCCCGGACGTTTCCTTGAGGCGTGAAGCGGCCAGGCTGTCCTGGCGCTTCTCCAGCTTCTTGACGTGGACGCGCAGGTCTTGGATCTCTTCCTGCAGCCGTTGTCCAATCTGTAGCTGGCTCTCTTGCAGCCGGCGGCTGTCCCGGCGCTGATTTCTGCGCACCTTGGCGATCAGATCGAGCGTCTTGCGGTCGCCCCGCCCCAGCAGCGCGCCTAAAGCCAACAGGTTGACCAGCAGCGAGAGTCCGATGGCGGCCAAGCCGATGGTGAGCGGATCCAGTTGTTGCAGATATTGCATCATGGCCTAGCCTCCCAGTGAGTGAATGCGGTTTTCGGGCGACTCGATCTGCAGGATCTTGATGCCGTAGTAGCCGTCCACTACCACCACCTCGCCGCGGGCAAAAGGACGGTCGTTGATCTTCAGCACCACCGGATCATCGGCGGCCCGGTCCAGTTCCAGCACCGACCCGGGGACCATCTCCAGGATCTCCTTTAGGGGCCACTTGGCCGAGCCGAAACTGACCGTTACGGGCAGGTCGATGTCGAGGATGCGTTGGATGTTTTCGCTGTGACGGTTGTCGCTGCTCATGGTTCTTCCCTCCTCTTCAACTCATCTGCAGGGCCCGATGACCGTTGGACAGGACCACCTGACCTTTAAACTTGGGAGCGCCGTTGACGACCAGGTCGACCGGAGCGTCGACGCGGTGGTCGAGGCGGAGGATGTCGTCTTTCTGCATCTCCAGGAGTTGGGCCACGCTGATCTGCGTGCCCCGGGCTTGGGCGCTGAGATCGGTGGGCATCTGCGCCATCAGTTCATGGATGCGCATGCGGGCGTGTTCGGGGTTCTGCCCGCTGCGGGCATGGGTCTGCATCTCCATCTTGTGCTTGAACTTGAGCAGCATCAGTCCGGGAATGCCCCAGAAGATCTGGCCCTCGGTCTCGCCCGCCCGCATCAGCATGATGATGGAGATCATGTTTTCGCCGTGAGAGTAGAGCTGGAGAAACCCGGGACGGGTCTCGCGCGACTCGATTTCCATGTCGAAGTGCATGACCCGCGACCAGGATTCGCGGAACTCCTGGCAGAAGACCGTCACCATCGATTCCATGACCGACTGATCCAGCTCGGTGATGGAGCGTTTGATCTTGGGAACCGATCCGTTTCCGCCCATGAGCACGTCGACCATGGCGTGAACCAGCTTGGATTCAAGGCACAGCGCCACGTTGAGCCCCATGGGTTCGAGGCGCAGGGACCAGATGGAAGAAGGCTCTGGCAATCCCTGTATGAATTCGCGGTAGGAGAGCTGGTCCATACCCTCCACCTTGAGGCCGACCTGAGCCCGCAGGGCGGCGGCCAGGGTGGAGACGCCGTTTTGGGCGAAGGAATCGAGCACCACGTTGAGAGTGTTCTCCAGCTCTGTGCCCAGGCCCTGCGGTTTGAGGATGGGAAAGACGTTGCGGCTGACCGAAATGGTCCCCCGCGAAGAAGTCTCTTCGCTTCCCCTCTGAGGCGATGCCGAAGCCGCTGGCTCCTGAGCGGCCTCGGACTCCGCTTCCCGGGCGGCCTTGGGCGCCTCTTTGGACGCCTTCTTCTTCTTGGCGCCTTTCTCGGAGCCCAGCAGCGCGCTGATTTCGTCTTGGCTGAGGATCTGATCGCTCATGATGACCTCTCGGGATTACCTTTTGAAAGCTTTCTGCATGCGGGCCCTCAAGCGCAGCATGGCCCGGGTGTGCAACTGGGAAATCCGAGACTCGTTGACGCCCAGGATCTTTCCGATTTCCTTCATGGTCAGTTCCTCGTCGTAGTAGAGGGCGATGACCAGTTGCTCGCGCTCGGGGAGTTTCTTGATGAACTGGGTCAACATCTGGCGGATCTCGCTCTTCAGGCACATCTCGAAGGGCGACTCCTCTTCATCGGCGGCCGGCACATAGCGCAGCGGCACGTCCTCGGAATCGCCCTTGTCCCCGGCCTCGTCGGCGATCTGGAAATGACCGATGTTGAGTCCTTTGAGCTGATCGATCAGGGCGTGGAAGTCTTCCAGGTTGAGGTCGAGTTCCTCGGCGATTTCTTCATCTTCGGCAGAGCGCCCCAGGCGCTGTTCGACGCGGGCGTAGGCTTCTTCCACCTCCTTGCTGCGTTTGCGCAGGGAGCGGGGGGCCCAGTCGAGATCGCGCAGACTGTCGAGGATGGCTCCCCGGATGCGCACCTCGGCATAGGTCTTGAACTTGACGCCCTTGCTTTCGTCGAACTTCTCGTAGGCGTCCAGCAGTCCGATGACGCCGGCGCTGATCAAGTCGTCCAGTTGCACGTCGGGCGGCAGCTTGGCCGCGATTCGTTGGGCGATGTACTTGATCTGCGGAAGGTGTTTGAGCACGACCTCGTCGCGCTTTTCCTCCGCCGTCTTCGACTCTTGATAGGCTTTCACTTTGAGGGCATTGCCTGCCGTTGCCATTGACCTGTCTCCCATATTCCTGCTAGTTGCTCTGATGAATCGCTATGCTTTGGCTGAGTTGTTGCGCAATGCGGTCCAGACAGCGTCCGGCCGCGCTTTGGGGGCTGGTAACCATGAGCGGGACCTGCTGCACGATGGCTTCGTGGACGTTTTCGTCCTTGAGCACGTAGCCCAGCAATTGCAGGCGCCGGCCTAGAAAGCGGTCGGCCACTCGGGAAAGCTGTCCGAAGACCTCTTCGGCTTCGTCCTCGTCTTCGGCCGAGTTGACGACGACCAGCATCTCCTTGTCCCGGTTGCTTTTGTTGAAGACCTTGATGAGGGCGTAAGCGTCCACGATGGCGGTGGGCTCGGGAACCAGCACCACGATGACACGGCGCGAGAAATGAAGCAGTCCCAGCACGTTGGTGGAGATGCCGGCCGCGGTGTCGATGAGTACGTAGTCGTAGTCCTCGACCAACCGGTTGAGCTGATCCAGGATGTGTCCCCGGCGTGTCTCGCCCAGTTCGCTCATCTCTTGAATCCCCGAACTGGCGGGGATGACGTCCACGCCTTCCGGCCCCTGCAAGACGATGGAGCGAAGCGGCACGATGCCTTCCACCACGTGTCCCAGGTGGTATCCGGGAGTCAGTCCCAGAAAGACGTCTACGTTGGCCAGCCCGAAGTCGGCGTCCAGGATGGCTACCCGGTAGCCCTGACGGCTGAGCGAAATGGCCAGGTTGACCGACAGATTGGTCTTGCCCACCCCTCCCTTGCCGCTGGTGACGGCCAGCACTTGGCAATGCCGTCCATCGAAGGTCGGTAACGGGCCCCTGCTCTGCACGATTTGTCGAAGAGCTGCAGCTTGATCAGGCATTAAAGGTCTTGTCCTCTGCTAGTCCGGAATCACGAGTTCCGAAACGAATTGGGGGGTGGGAACCTGAATGTCGTCAGGAACCGCTTGCCCGTTGGTCAGGTATGAGAGCGGCATTCCGCTCAAGATCACTTCGCCGGCGATGGATCCGTAGGTGGAGGTCTCGTCCAGCTTGGTGAAAACCAGCTTGTCGGGGGCGTATTCCCCGAAAGCTTCGATGATTTCGCGAAGGTCGTCGGACTTGGTGGTGATGCTCAGCACCAAGTGCTTCTCGATGTCGCTTCGGCGGCGCAAGAAAGAACTCAAGGCCGCCATGTCCTCGGCCTGTTTGTGAGAATGCCCGGTGGTGTCGATGAAAACGCAATCGCGTCGCGCCGAGGCCTCCTGGATGGCCCGATCCAGCTCCTCGATGCCTGAAACCACGCGGATGGGGACGCCGATGATGTCGGCATAAGTCCTCAGTTGTTCGGCGGCGGCGATCCGATAGGTGTCCAGCGTGATCAACTCCACCCGCTTCTGCTCGCCCAGGGCAAAGACCGCCGCCAGCTTGGCGATGGTAGTGGTCTTGCCGACGCCGGTCGGACCCACGAAGATGGCCGTCCGCGTCTTCTCGAAGTCGATGGGCGCGGTCTGCACCATGCGCCGCACAGCCTGGCGGAGATAGGGCCGCAAGGGAGCTTCTGACTTCCCTTCACGGGAGCGCTCGCGCAGAGCAAAGCGCAGCAGCGAATGAGCCAGGTCGCGGTCGATGCCTTCCACCACCAGGCGGGCCATTTCGGCGGCGGCCTCTTCGCTCTGCTTCCACTCGGGGTTGGCTCCGGCTTTGAAATTGAGGGCGATTTCGCCGGCGGCCAGCGATTGGCGCCGGCCTACCAGGCGCTTGAGCTTTTCCAGTTCCGCGGCCAGCCGTTCAAGCTGCGGCTTGAGTTCCGGTCCGTCGCCGCCGGAGGGTCTCTTCAACGCGGCTTTCGAGTGCTGAGCGGGCCCCTTCGATGGGGCGCGTGGCGGTCCATCAGCCACCTCATAGGAATCGACGGACCGGCTCAGCCGCGAGACGCCGTTGGAAGCACCCTCGGTCGCAACCGCAGCGCCTCCGTCTTTCCGGGCCGCCTGAGCCTCGCTGGCGGCGGTGATTTCGTAGGCCACCTTGGGCATCAATCCCAGCATTCCGCGGGTTTTGGTTCGCTTGGTGCTGAGGATGACGGCGTCGCTGCCCAGATCTTTCTTGATCTGTTCCAGCGCCTTGGTCACCGAATGGTTGTGGTAGGTCTTGATCTTCATCGCTCGATCACTCCCAGGGAACTGACCCGCGCGTGGGGCGGAATCTCGTTGTGAGAAATCACCACCAGCGACGGCATCACGCGTTCAACCAGGCGTTTGAGGTGCAAACGAACCTCGGAAGACGTCAACAAGAGCGGGTAGCCGTCGAAGCTTCCCTGCTCGACGGCGGAATGGATCTTGGACACAAGTTCGCGGGCCACCTGCGGATCCAAAGCCAGGTAGCTGTCTTGCTCGGTCACCGTGACGGCCTCGGAAAAGGTGCGCTCGATCTCGGGCGAGAGGGTGAATGCCTTGAGGCGCCCCTGCCCGTCCATGTGCTGCTGACAGATGGAGCGTCCCAGGCTCTGGCGGGCGTACTCGGTGAGCAGGGAGACGTTCTTGGTCATGGGCGCGTAGTCGGCCAGCGTTTCCAGAATGGTGACCATGTCGCGGATGGAAACCCGTTCCCGCAGCAGGTTCTGCAGCACCTTCTGCACCTGCCCCACGTTGAGCACCTTGGGTATCAGCTCCTCCACCACTTTGGGATGGGTCTCGTTGACGTTGTCGATCAGCGTCTTGACCTCCTGGCGTCCCAACAGTTCGTGCAGGTGGCTCTTAACGACCTCGGTCAAGTGGGTGGCCAGCACGGTGGTGTTGTCGACTACCGTGTAGCCCGCCAATTGAGCTTTCTCGCGGTTTTCCGGCTTGATCCAGAGAGCCGGCAGTTGAAAAGTGGGCTCCTGGGTGGGCGTGCCGTCGATGCTGCCGCTGGTCTGGCCGGGGTCGATGGCCATCAGTTGCTCGGGAATCAGCTCGGCACGGGCGATCTCCACGCCCTTGAGGAGGATGCGGTATTCCTTGGGGTTGAGCTGCAGATTGTCGGTGATGTGGACGGGCGGCACGATCATTCCCAGGTCGAGGGCAATCTGGCGGCGGATCGACTTGACCCGTCCCAGGAAGTCGGCACCGCCCTTGTTGTCGACCAGTTGGATCAACTGGTAGCCCAGTTCCAACCCCAGCGGGTCGAGCCGCATCAACTGCTCCATCCGCTCCTCTTTCTTGTCCTGCTCGGCCTGGAGCTCTTCGTCCTCGGGGGTGACGGGGTGGGCCATGGTCTTCTGCTGGCGGTGGGCGTAATAGGCCACCGATCCGACGGCGCCCGACAGGATGAGGAATGAGAGGGTGGGCAGTCCGGGGACCAGGGCCAGCAGGAAAAGGGCTCCCGAAGCCATGGCTACCGGCTTGGGATTGTTGAAGAGCTGGTCGCCCACGTCCTTGCTCAGATTGGTCTGGTTGGCGGCGCGGGTGGTCATGATGCCGGCGGTGATGGAGATGAGCAGCGAAGGAATGGCCGACACCAGCCCGTCGCCGATGGTCAGAACGGTGAAGGTCTCCAGCGCCGCGCTCAGGTCCATGCCGTGCAGCCCCACGCCGATGGCGAATCCGGCCAGGATATTGATGAGAGTGATGATGATGCCGGCCACCGCGTCCCGCTGGGTGAAGCGGACGGCTCCGTCCATGGCGCCGTAGAACTCGGCTTCGGCGGCCACTTTGTCGCGGCGTTGGCGGGCTTCGCGCTCGTCGATGAGTCCGGCGTTGAGGTCGGCGTCGATGCTCATCTGCTTGCCCGGCATGGCGTCCAGGGTGAAGCGGGCCGTGACCTCTGAAATGCGCACCGCGCCGTGGTTGACCACGATGTACTGAATCGCGATCAGGACCAGGAAAATGACGACGCCCACCACGTAGTTGCCGCCCACCACGAATTGCCCGAAGGCTTCGATTACCCGTCCGGCGGCTGACGATCCCTCCGATCCATGCAGCAGGATGAGCCGCGTCGAAGCCACGTTGAGGGAGAGGCGGAAGAGGGTAAAGAGCAGCAGCAGGGTGGGAAAAACCGAGAAATTGAGGGGCGCCAGCACGTAGAGGGAAACCAGCAGAATAATGACGCTCATCGCGATGTTGAAGGCGATGAGGATGTCGAGCAGGGGCGAAGGCAGCGGGATCAGAATGACCGCGAGCATACCGATGACCGCCGCCGCCATCAGGGCGTCGGATCTCGGCTGAAGGCCTGCCAGCCTTCCAATCGGCATACCCATCGTCGCTGTTTTCATGCTGGTCTACTCGTCTGAAAAAGCCTCCTGCAAGGGCCAAGGGAGCAAGATCAGTGCCAATTCTCTTCTTTAAGCCTGTACACATATGCCAAGACCTGTGCCACGGCCTTGAAGAGGTCACCTGGAATCTCGGCTCCAACCTCGGCGGACTTGTAAAGGGCCTGGGCCAGGGGCACGTTTTCAACCTGAGGGATGTCGTGTTCGGAGGCCAGATCCTTGATCTTCTGAGCCAGGTGTCCCTGGCCTTTGGCCAGCACCAGAGGAGCCGCCATGGCCTCCATGTCGTACTTGAGGGCCACCGCGTAGTGGGAGGGGTTGGTGATCACCACGTCGGCCTCGGGGACCGAGGCCATCATGCGTTTACGGGCCATCTCGCGCTGCAGGCGGCGGATGCGTCCCTTGACCAGTGGGTTGCCTTCGGTGTTCTTCAGATCCTCCTTAACCTCCTGCTTGGTCTGCTTGAGGTCTTCCTCGAACTTGTACTTCTGGAACACAAAGTCGATCACTCCCAGCACTGCCAGGAACAGTGCCACCTTCAGCCCCAGCGCAAAGAGGAACTTGCCCATCAGCGCCACAGATCCTTCAACCCGCAGCAGCGAGAGTTTCTGAAACTCGGGCAGGTGAGCGCTTACCGAGTCGTAGCCCAACCAGGCGATGACAACGATGAGCATGACCGACTTGACCAACTGCATCAGTCCTCGTTTGGAAAAAATCTTCTGCAAACCCTGTTTCGGGTTGAGGCCGTCCAGCTTGGGCTTCAGATTATGGGAAGAAATCAGGAAGCCGCTCTGAAGTCCTTGCGAGGCGAAGCCGATAAGAAGCGTCAAGAGAACGAGGGGCGCCGCCAATTTCATGACGGTGAAGACGGCGTCCTGAAAAATGATCTCAGTCGTCAAAAGATTGACGTCGGCATTGAAGTAAGCCTTCCAGTTGCGCAGCACCACCTGCTGCATCTGAGCGAACAGGAAAGCCCCCCCTAGACCCATGAAGAGCACGGCGTTGAGGAAGACGAAGGACTGCGAAAGGTCGCGGCTGCGCGCCACCTGCCCCTTCTCGCGGGCGTCCCGCCGTTTCTTCGGTGTGGGTTTTTCTGTCTTGTCCGACTTCGCCATCTCGACCCCCATCAAGCAAATTGCCTTCCAGTCGGTTGTGCCGGGGGGGGCTGTGGAGGCGGGCGCCTCGCCGTGGACAAGGATTGAGAGTTGGGTTACATTCTTGACAACATCGCCAGTTTCTAGGACGACATCAGGAGAATCAGGCAAGGAGCGTCCGTCTCTCGGAAGTGTGGGCATTTCTTGCCTGATCAGTGAGACCGGTTTTCAAGGGAGGCACATGCTATGAACGGCCCAACCAAAGGTCCAGATCCGAATTCCCCAAAGTCTAAGAACCCTCCGGCCAAGGAGAAGCAAGAGAAGCGCAAGAGCGAAGGAGCTTCCCGCTCAGATGTTTTTCTTTTGGTTGCGGCTCTGTTGCTGATATTCGTGGTATTGATCGTCGTCCTTCTCAGCTTCTGGCCGGAAACGACCGGCACCCAACTCACCAATCAGACCGTCACCCTCTTCGGATTGCCCCTGGGAGCAGTCGGCCTGGAAGTCCGGCTCTTCGTGCTGGTGTTAGTGGCCGGCGCTCTAGGCAGCTTTATCCACGTCGCCACTTCAGCGGGAGATTACATCGGCAATCGCAAGCTATACCGGAGTTGGATCTATTGGTACATCCTGCGCCTTCCGGTGGGAGCCTCCCTGGCGCTTCTGGTTTATTTGCTGCTTCGTGGTGGAGTCATCACCGGCACGGGGGTATCGGAAGTCCCTCAGACGGCTCCCTTCGGCATCGTGGGACTTTCAGCCTTGGCCGGGATGTTTGCCAAGAAGGCCACCAACAAGCTTGGCGAGATCTTCGATATGCTCTTCCACACCGACCAGGACGATAAGCTTAAGGACAAGGTGGGCGCTCAGGCGCCGGTACTGACGGCCCTCGATCCTTCCAGCCTGAAGGTCGGCTCCACTCAGCTTGAACTCAGGATAACGGGTCAGCACTTCGGCGAGGACACCAAAGTCCTGATCGATGGTGAGGCGCGCGCCGCGGAGTACGTGAGCGATACCCAGCTCTCGCTCTCCTTGAAAAAGGAGGATGTCGCCCAGGCCGGAGTGCTGAAGGTGCAACTTGAAAATCCCAGCGTCAGAGACAAGTCAGACACCATGGAACTGAGTATCGAAGACGACACCGAGTGAGCTGCCGGCGGATGTCGCCGCAACGAAAGGAATATTCATGGCCAGCGCCGGAGAGGGGAGTTCCGCTCGGGGCAGCAGTCGCCACCTGACAATATTTCTCATTGTCATCAATGCCCTTTTAATCCTGCCCTTCGGGTACTGCGTGGTCGTTTATCCTACCCAGCCGCCGCCTGCCGCTGAACGCTTTCAGCAAGCCTTGGATGATGCCATGAGCCCCGGGGCCGGGAACGCCGCCACCGGGCTGGTAGCGCTGACTCCCGGCAATTCAAGCCTTTTCTGGGATCGCTCCGATCCTCAGGCGCTCAAAGTCCTGGTGGCTGTCTGGACCGATTACTCGGGTTATCGGGATCACTTCAAGGGGGGCTGCACGCTGCGCAGGGAAGTCTGGGTGACGCCTGTTCCTCAGATGCAAGAGGCCTGCCGCGGCTTTGGGCTCTCGGGCGCCGAACTGAATCGCCGCCTGGAAGAGTACATGGGGCTAGCCGCCGGCGGGACCTATTCGGAGGTGGTGGAGTTGTGGGTCAGCCCCGACC
This is a stretch of genomic DNA from Acidobacteriota bacterium. It encodes these proteins:
- the flgA gene encoding flagellar basal body P-ring formation chaperone FlgA translates to MNLAKTSDRSSWRLLALAGFFIVLWLSSLSWVQAQTIRVAAQAEIDAETLVLGDIASITPETSELAAIPLGYAPYAGNYRWINRSEIEGLLRKWGRRLSDVDLVMEEDRVLVTRSSRLVSAAELEEAVRAHFEPQGYRVVAVQAPSDLVLPKGELEIAVEPPNRLSNFSNLSVKLNLMLDGRLQRSQWARVSLSLDRPVVVAAGDLPAGHRITASDVRLQQREIQRSGEYFSDAQAVVGTITRRFFAADQPLSGRFLHRPDMVRNGDIVTLVARGPHFMVSTTGRAKGGGKLGDQIAVENLQSKTIVRAVISGEKEVQVNLPGRARQ
- the flgG gene encoding flagellar basal-body rod protein FlgG, with product MLRAMYSAASGMEATQTNIDNISHNLANTNTTGFKQRRTQFEDLLYQNLVSPGGNATTATEVPTGLQIGLGTRAVSNGIVFLQGDYIQTGNDFDVAIEGAGFFRVRLADGNTAYSRAGNFHLSRDGIMVTANGDPLEPQITIPTEATNVLIGADGTVSYNLPGDPNAQQAGQIQLANFANPAGLNSIGRNLYLPTAASGDAVDGIPGENGMGSLLHKFLESSNVNIVEEMVNLIVSQRAYESNSRVLRAADQMYQELNNLSR
- a CDS encoding flagellar hook-basal body protein, yielding MNHGLYIAAAGMKSRAQALEVSANNVANAGVAGYKRDMVFYGIFNRVRGNPLERALADSVVAEESRTNFSAGTLQRTDNPLDLALASDGFFAVQTGEGVSYTRNGQFTLDANRRIVSAAGEPLLNENNRPIILPEGQVEVGSLGDVSVDGVLAGRIQIVDFQDKAQLVKAGSVLFQAPQGAEPLPPENLSVKQGFLERSNVNPVAGLADAMHNMRTFEMLARAMRMMSQDVDRRAIDEIARVNA
- a CDS encoding FliM/FliN family flagellar motor switch protein; this encodes MSSDNRHSENIQRILDIDLPVTVSFGSAKWPLKEILEMVPGSVLELDRAADDPVVLKINDRPFARGEVVVVDGYYGIKILQIESPENRIHSLGG
- a CDS encoding flagellar motor switch protein FliM, giving the protein MSDQILSQDEISALLGSEKGAKKKKASKEAPKAAREAESEAAQEPAASASPQRGSEETSSRGTISVSRNVFPILKPQGLGTELENTLNVVLDSFAQNGVSTLAAALRAQVGLKVEGMDQLSYREFIQGLPEPSSIWSLRLEPMGLNVALCLESKLVHAMVDVLMGGNGSVPKIKRSITELDQSVMESMVTVFCQEFRESWSRVMHFDMEIESRETRPGFLQLYSHGENMISIIMLMRAGETEGQIFWGIPGLMLLKFKHKMEMQTHARSGQNPEHARMRIHELMAQMPTDLSAQARGTQISVAQLLEMQKDDILRLDHRVDAPVDLVVNGAPKFKGQVVLSNGHRALQMS
- a CDS encoding FliA/WhiG family RNA polymerase sigma factor, which codes for MATAGNALKVKAYQESKTAEEKRDEVVLKHLPQIKYIAQRIAAKLPPDVQLDDLISAGVIGLLDAYEKFDESKGVKFKTYAEVRIRGAILDSLRDLDWAPRSLRKRSKEVEEAYARVEQRLGRSAEDEEIAEELDLNLEDFHALIDQLKGLNIGHFQIADEAGDKGDSEDVPLRYVPAADEEESPFEMCLKSEIRQMLTQFIKKLPEREQLVIALYYDEELTMKEIGKILGVNESRISQLHTRAMLRLRARMQKAFKR
- a CDS encoding MinD/ParA family protein; translation: MQSRGPLPTFDGRHCQVLAVTSGKGGVGKTNLSVNLAISLSRQGYRVAILDADFGLANVDVFLGLTPGYHLGHVVEGIVPLRSIVLQGPEGVDVIPASSGIQEMSELGETRRGHILDQLNRLVEDYDYVLIDTAAGISTNVLGLLHFSRRVIVVLVPEPTAIVDAYALIKVFNKSNRDKEMLVVVNSAEDEDEAEEVFGQLSRVADRFLGRRLQLLGYVLKDENVHEAIVQQVPLMVTSPQSAAGRCLDRIAQQLSQSIAIHQSN
- the flhF gene encoding flagellar biosynthesis protein FlhF, encoding MKIKTYHNHSVTKALEQIKKDLGSDAVILSTKRTKTRGMLGLMPKVAYEITAASEAQAARKDGGAAVATEGASNGVSRLSRSVDSYEVADGPPRAPSKGPAQHSKAALKRPSGGDGPELKPQLERLAAELEKLKRLVGRRQSLAAGEIALNFKAGANPEWKQSEEAAAEMARLVVEGIDRDLAHSLLRFALRERSREGKSEAPLRPYLRQAVRRMVQTAPIDFEKTRTAIFVGPTGVGKTTTIAKLAAVFALGEQKRVELITLDTYRIAAAEQLRTYADIIGVPIRVVSGIEELDRAIQEASARRDCVFIDTTGHSHKQAEDMAALSSFLRRRSDIEKHLVLSITTKSDDLREIIEAFGEYAPDKLVFTKLDETSTYGSIAGEVILSGMPLSYLTNGQAVPDDIQVPTPQFVSELVIPD
- the flhA gene encoding flagellar biosynthesis protein FlhA; the protein is MKTATMGMPIGRLAGLQPRSDALMAAAVIGMLAVILIPLPSPLLDILIAFNIAMSVIILLVSLYVLAPLNFSVFPTLLLLFTLFRLSLNVASTRLILLHGSEGSSAAGRVIEAFGQFVVGGNYVVGVVIFLVLIAIQYIVVNHGAVRISEVTARFTLDAMPGKQMSIDADLNAGLIDEREARQRRDKVAAEAEFYGAMDGAVRFTQRDAVAGIIITLINILAGFAIGVGLHGMDLSAALETFTVLTIGDGLVSAIPSLLISITAGIMTTRAANQTNLSKDVGDQLFNNPKPVAMASGALFLLALVPGLPTLSFLILSGAVGSVAYYAHRQQKTMAHPVTPEDEELQAEQDKKEERMEQLMRLDPLGLELGYQLIQLVDNKGGADFLGRVKSIRRQIALDLGMIVPPVHITDNLQLNPKEYRILLKGVEIARAELIPEQLMAIDPGQTSGSIDGTPTQEPTFQLPALWIKPENREKAQLAGYTVVDNTTVLATHLTEVVKSHLHELLGRQEVKTLIDNVNETHPKVVEELIPKVLNVGQVQKVLQNLLRERVSIRDMVTILETLADYAPMTKNVSLLTEYARQSLGRSICQQHMDGQGRLKAFTLSPEIERTFSEAVTVTEQDSYLALDPQVARELVSKIHSAVEQGSFDGYPLLLTSSEVRLHLKRLVERVMPSLVVISHNEIPPHARVSSLGVIER
- the flhB gene encoding flagellar biosynthesis protein FlhB, producing MAKSDKTEKPTPKKRRDAREKGQVARSRDLSQSFVFLNAVLFMGLGGAFLFAQMQQVVLRNWKAYFNADVNLLTTEIIFQDAVFTVMKLAAPLVLLTLLIGFASQGLQSGFLISSHNLKPKLDGLNPKQGLQKIFSKRGLMQLVKSVMLIVVIAWLGYDSVSAHLPEFQKLSLLRVEGSVALMGKFLFALGLKVALFLAVLGVIDFVFQKYKFEEDLKQTKQEVKEDLKNTEGNPLVKGRIRRLQREMARKRMMASVPEADVVITNPSHYAVALKYDMEAMAAPLVLAKGQGHLAQKIKDLASEHDIPQVENVPLAQALYKSAEVGAEIPGDLFKAVAQVLAYVYRLKEENWH